A genomic region of Echeneis naucrates chromosome 24, fEcheNa1.1, whole genome shotgun sequence contains the following coding sequences:
- the LOC115037994 gene encoding pro-opiomelanocortin-like — protein sequence MVCRCWFLALVMAYVCVSGSESSCWKSSICSDMNHQGTIMDCIQLCLSLIPTEMPEVSTLGLKMSDGNVDDYDDEHLLSIILGTLASSDSKIAESDLQAHRDQRRSYLMEHFRWGKPPGHKILEPKLRDHSDERRAYSMEHFRWGKPSGRKRRPIKVFASSLEGGGSSEGGFPPQARRQLSSNEGETIGDMNQESHQYQELLGAKVSSKSQVLLSPQDRKDGTYRMNHFRWNNPHVSKRDGGLMKLLEEKP from the exons ATGGTGTGTCGATGTTGGTTTTTAGCATTGGTGATGGCATACGTATGTGTCTCTGGGTCGGAGTCAAGTTGCTGGAAAAGCTCCATCTGCAGTGACATGAACCACCAGGGGACCATAATG GACTGCATTCAGCTCTGCTTGTCCCTGATCCCGACTGAAATGCCAGAGGTCAGCACGCTGGGCCTGAAGATGAGCGATGGTAATGTTGATGATTACGATGATGAACACTTGCTCAGCATCATTCTGGGCACGCTGGCTTCCTCTGATAGTAAGATAGCAGAGTCAGATCTGCAGGCCCACAGGGACCAGCGCCGCTCGTATTTAATGGAACACTTCCGCTGGGGCAAACCCCCAGGACACAAGATACTTGAGCCAAAGCTGAGGGACCACAGTGACGAGAGACGAGCCTACTCAATGGAGCACTTCCGCTGGGGGAAACCCTCCGGCCGTAAACGCAGGCCCATCAAAGTCTTCGCCTCGTCTCTGGAGGGAGGGGGCTCTTCTGAGGGTGGCTTTCCCCCTCAGGCGCGTAGGCAGCTGAGCAGCAATGAGGGTGAAACAATTGGTGATATGAATCAGGAAAGTCACCAGTATCAAGAATTGCTGGGGGCAAAGGTCAGTTCCAAGTCACAAGTCCTGTTGAGCCCGCAGGACAGAAAAGATGGGACCTATCGAATGAATCACTTTCGATGGAACAACCCTCATGTGTCCAAACGTGACGGCGGCTTAATGAAGTTGTTGGAGGAGAAACCTTAG
- the LOC115037399 gene encoding protein EFR3 homolog B, giving the protein MPLPATDVPASQRLALDCRTLLDHRVGKGVCGCCGALRPRYKRLVDNIFPEDPEDGLVKANMEKLTFYALSAPEKLDRIGAYLSERLSRDVARHRYGYVCIAMEALDQLLMACHCQSINLFVESFLKMVRKLLESDKPSLQILGTNSFVKFANIEEDTPSYHRSYDFFVSRFSEMCHSSYEDPDIRTKIRMAGIKGLQGVVRKTVNDELQANIWDPQHMDKIVPSLLFNLQSGERTESRSPSPLQASEKEKESPVELTERCFRELLGRAAYGNIKNAITPVLMHLDNHSLWEGKTFAVRCFKIIMYSIQSQHSHLVIQQLLGHLDANSKNSATVRAGIVEVLLEAAAIASSGSVGPTVLEVFNTLLRQLRLSVDYELTGSYDGNTNIGTKIIKAHEERQLQEAVIRTIGSFANTLPTYQRSEVMLFIMGKIPVPGVHLALPSTGSGPEGTRMIQIMLLKSLVQVTAGFQTTNMLTALPNSFLEPLLSFSLTEDPEARLLVLQILLSLIDRHDNRPKFSNISIISDISVLKLKVDKCSRQDNLFMKKHGQQLYRHIYLGCKEQSSGREHYETLFALLGLLSVELANEEVVVDLIRLTLALQDLALSTDEALPVYNRCAVHALAAAYLNLICQLTTVPAFCQHIHEVIEARQKESPFLLPEDVFIDNPKLLSSLEKVEGDVLFLQSKITEVLGGSGYNTERLATPYVPQYTDEDRLSKRKSIGETISLQVEVESRNSPEKEERTPTEEITFETLKNAIVDSVGMEEQERERRRLVVEKFQKAPFEEIAAHCGARATLLQSKLNQIFEITIRPPPSPSGTISSGYGQTQSRSVPIYEMKFPDLCVY; this is encoded by the exons ATGCCCTTGCCTGCCACTGATGTCCCAGCCTCTCAGAGGCTGGCACTGGACTGTCGTACCCTTCTGGACCATCGTGTTGGCAAGG GggtttgtggttgttgtggggCACTCAGGCCTCGGTACAAGCGCCTGGTAGACAACATCTTCCCAGAAGACCCAGAG GATGGGTTAGTGAAAGCCAACATGGAGAAGCTGACATTCTACGCCCTGTCAGCTCCGGAGAAGCTTGACCGTATTGGAGCTTACCTGTCAGAGAGATTGTCAAGGGATGTGGCCCGACACAGATACGG ATATGTGTGCATAGCCATGGAGGCCCTGGACCAGCTTCTGATGGCCTGCCATTGTCAGAGCATCAACCTGTTTGTGGAGAGCTTTCTCAAAATGGTGCGCAAGTTGCTAGAGTCTGACAAACCCAGCCTACAGATTCTAGGAACCAACTCG TTTGTGAAGTTTGCCAACATAGAAGAAGATACACCATCGTACCACCGCAGTTACGACTTCTTTGTGTCACGGTTTAGTGAGATGTGCCATTCAAGCTATGAGGACCCTGACATTCGCACCAA GATTCGCATGGCAGGTATCAAGGGCCTGCAGGGTGTGGTGAGGAAAACTGTAAATGATGAGCTGCAGGCCAACATCTGGGACCCTCAGCACATGGACAAGATTGTCCCTTCTCTGCTTTTCAACTTGCAGAGTGGAGAGCGTACAGAAAG CCGCTCCCCCTCTCCACTGCAGGCgtcagagaaggagaaggaaagccCGGTAGAGCTGACGGAGCGCTGTTTCAGGGAGCTGCTGGGGCGAGCCGCCTATGGCAACATCAAGAATGCCATCACTCCTGTGTTGAT GCACTTAGATAACCACTCTCTATGGGAGGGGAAGACCTTTGCAGTGCGTTGCTTCAAAATCATCATGTACTCCATCCAG tCCCAGCACTCTCACTTGGTAATTCAGCAGCTCCTTGGTCACCTGGATGCTAACAGCAAGAACTCAGCCACAGTGCGTGCTGGGATAGTGGAAGTTTTGCTGGAGGCAGCTGCCATCGCATCCAGTGGTTCTGTGG GCCCCACAGTGTTGGAGGTCTTCAACACTTTGCTGCGACAACTTCGTCTAAGTGTGGATTATGAGTTGACCGGCTCTTACGATGGCAACACTAACATTGGCACCAAGATCATCAAAGCTCACGAGGAGAGGCAGCTGCAGGAGGCTGTTATCAGGACCATCG gTTCTTTTGCCAACACTCTACCAACATACCAGAGATCAGAGGTCATGCTTTTTATTATGGGGAAGATCCCAGTTCCTGGAGTTCATCTAGCTCTGCCATCTACAGGCTCAGG GCCTGAGGGTACCAGGATGATTCAGATTATGTTACTTAAATCCTTGGTCCAG GTGACAGCAGGTTTCCAGACCACCAACATGCTAACAGCACTGCCAAACTCGTTCCTGGAGCCACTGCTTTCCTTTTCTCTAACTGAGGATCCAGAGGCTCGACTGCTGGTGCTCCAAATTCTTCTCAGTCTTATTGACCGACATGACAACAGGCCCAAGTTCTCCAATATTAG CATCATCTCAGACATCTCTGTGCTCAAGCTCAAAGTTGACAAGTGTTCCAGACAAGACAACTTATTCATGAAAAAG CATGGCCAGCAGCTCTATCGACACATCTACTTGGGCTGTAAGGAGCAGAGTAGCGGTCGGGAGCACTATGAGACCCTTTTCGCTCTGCTGGGCCTTCTCAGCGTGGAGCTGGCAAAtgaagaggtggtggtggatCTTATTCGCCTGACACTCGCATTGCAG GACTTGGCTCTGTCCACTGATGAGGCCCTGCCTGTTTACAACCGCTGTGCTGTTCATGCCCTCGCTGCCGCCTACCTCAACCTCATCTGCCAGCTCACCACCGTTCCAGCCTTCTGCCAGCACATACATGAG GTGATTGAGgccagacagaaagaaagcccCTTCCTTTTGCCTGAGGATGTCTTCATTGATAATCCCAA GCTGCTATCCTCACTGGAAAAGGTAGAAGGAGATGTATTGTTCCTCCAGTCGAAGATCACTGAGGTCCTTGGAGGAAGTGGTTACAACACAGAAAGACTGGCTACGCCATATGTCCCACAGTATACAG ATGAGGACCGTCTGTCCAAGAGGAAGAGCATTGGTGAGACCATCTCACTCCAGGTGGAAGTGGAGTCCAGAAACAGTCCAGAGAAAGAAGAA AGAACACCCACAGAAGAGATCACATTTGAAACCCTGAAAAATGCGATTG TGGACAGTGTGGGtatggaggagcaggagagggagcGGAGGAGACTAGTGGTGGAGAAGTTTCAGAAAGCCCCATTTGAGGAGATAGCTGCCCACTGTGGAGCCAGg GCCACTTTATTGCAGAGCAAACTAAATCAAATCTTTGAGATCACAATCAG ACCACCACCAAGCCCATCTGGAACTATTTCATCAGGTTACGGCCAAACTCAGAGTCGATCTGTACCCATCTACGAGATGAAGTTCCCTGACCTTTGTGTGTACTAA